Proteins encoded by one window of Cylindrospermum stagnale PCC 7417:
- a CDS encoding DUF928 domain-containing protein — MHHKLFNFFVPHLKLITLTSALVFSQLSLPQMAAAENSSSLNLETQFKPPNDGAPGGRKGGGSRPGCPATNQPITVLVPAANIGWTTSTHPTFWVYIPYQVTSPHPVDLVLRDDTGKQVHKNTFQFTGKPRIISYHLPETAPDIEIGKRYSLSVSFFCNPVNRSEANIVSTWVKRVALSPELKKKLTAATPKQRIILYAENGLWFDTLTALIELRRQSPDASLDTAWADLLKHHFVQLNELISVSLR; from the coding sequence ATGCATCATAAATTATTCAATTTCTTCGTTCCTCATCTAAAACTGATAACCCTAACTTCAGCGCTAGTGTTTTCTCAGTTGAGTTTACCCCAAATGGCAGCAGCAGAAAACTCATCATCCTTAAATCTAGAAACACAATTCAAACCGCCTAACGACGGCGCACCAGGAGGACGCAAAGGTGGTGGTAGTAGACCAGGTTGTCCAGCTACAAATCAGCCGATTACAGTATTAGTTCCGGCAGCTAACATCGGCTGGACAACTTCTACTCATCCGACTTTCTGGGTTTATATTCCATACCAAGTAACGTCTCCACATCCTGTAGATTTAGTTCTTCGCGATGACACAGGTAAGCAAGTCCACAAAAATACTTTTCAATTCACAGGTAAACCAAGAATTATTAGCTACCATTTGCCAGAAACAGCACCAGATATAGAAATAGGTAAACGTTACAGTTTATCAGTTTCTTTCTTTTGTAACCCAGTTAACAGGTCTGAGGCGAATATAGTTTCCACCTGGGTGAAGCGAGTCGCACTTAGCCCAGAACTGAAGAAGAAGTTGACAGCCGCAACACCAAAGCAGCGGATAATTTTGTATGCCGAGAATGGGTTGTGGTTTGATACTTTAACAGCGTTAATTGAACTCCGTCGTCAATCACCTGATGCATCTTTGGATACGGCTTGGGCTGATTTATTAAAACATCATTTTGTGCAGTTAAATGAGTTAATTAGTGTGTCCTTGCGGTAA